Proteins co-encoded in one Chaetodon auriga isolate fChaAug3 chromosome 9, fChaAug3.hap1, whole genome shotgun sequence genomic window:
- the spon2b gene encoding spondin-2b, translating into MDTTRNILSISEALYHLLIMMLTLGQGVHSMPVPTDVPMCTASETAQYRLTFTGKWTQAAFPKQYPVYRPPAQWSNIIGVTHSSDYHIWQRNEFASNGVREFAEKGEAWTLMKEVEEAGERIQSVYGILSAPAVVGGTGQMNTEFEVFARHSYLSFIVRIVPSPDWFVGVDSVDLCDGDHWKENVSLELFPYDAGTDSGFTFSSPNFETIPQDKITQITSSFPNHPANSFFYPRLKHLPPIAKVTLTKIKKTNQIISLPVEPTQSNQLPTGNEIEDKLINTPLDCEVSVWSPWGLCKGKCGDSGVQHRTRYILMHPANNGAACPLLEEERKCFPDNCL; encoded by the exons ATGGACACCACAAGGAacatcctctccatctctgagGCACTCTACCACCTGCTCATCATGATGTTAACATTAGGCCAAGGCGTTCATTCAATGCCTGTTCCTACTGACGTCCCCATGTGCACGGCCTCGGAAACTGCCCAGTACAGGCTAACATTTACTGGCAAGTGGACCCAGGCAGCCTTCCCTAAACAGTATCCTGTCTACCGCCCCCCTGCACAGTGGTCAAACATTATTG GAGTGACTCACAGCTCCGACTATCACATCTGGCAGCGTAATGAGTTTGCCAGCAACGGAGTGAGAGAGTTTGCAGAGAAAGGTGAGGCCTGGACACTCATGAAGGAAGTCGAGGAGGCCGGCGAGCGCATCCAGAGTGTTTATGGTATCCTCTCCGCTCCCGCTGTTGTGGGAGGCACAGGCCAGATGAACACTGAGTTTGAGGTCTTCGCCAGGCACTCCTAT CTGTCGTTTATCGTGCGAATCGTTCCAAGCCCGGACTGGTTTGTGGGTGTGGACAGTGTCGACTTGTGTGATGGCGACCACTGGAAAGAGAATGTGTCGCTGGAGCTTTTCCCATATGATGCAGGAACTGACAGCGGGTTCACTTTCTCTTCTCCCAACTTCGAGACCATCCCACAAGACAAAATCACACAG ATCACTTCTTCCTTCCCTAACCACCCCGCCAACTCCTTTTTCTACCCCCGCCTGAAGCACCTCCCACCCATTGCCAAGGTAACGCTGACCAAGATAAAGAAGACCAATCAGATCATCAGCCTGCCCGTGGAGCCCACCCAGTCCAACCAACTGCCAACTGGAAACGAGATAGAGGACAAGCTCATAA ATACCCCCCTGGACTGCGAGGTGTCAGTGTGGTCTCCTTGGGGCTTGTGCAAAGGCAAGTGTGGAGACTCGGGCGTGCAGCACCGCACACGCTACATCCTAATGCACCCAGCCAACAACGGAGCAgcctgccccctgctggaggaagagaggaagtgcTTCCCTGACAACTGTTTATGA